The segment AATACGATTATCTTTATGTTTAGTCAGCACTTATTTAACAGGTTTAGTTAGCTTTTGTTAGACAGATGTACAGAATATGAGCACTTAATGGCTCTCTTGTTtactaaaacagaaaacatttattagTCAAAAAACATCATAAGGTGTGTGCTCCTTCCCTCTCATTTCCAAATATGTACTATTACCTCATTGTCTCACTGGCATGTATTATAAGTAGATGAAAGCCTAGGTGAAATTGTCTtaaaaactgattaaaaaaaaaaatgtaaaacaaatccttcaaagataaaaaaaaaaaaacaggaaaatctCCTTTCCACTCAGTAACTTAAAATTACCATAAAATTACTTTACTATGTAACAACATGGGATAGCTCACTACAATAATGAATGGAGGGTAGGACTGTTGATAGTAAACAGATTTACACATAAAcagataaacacatttaattacaCTGTCAGCAGTTTAGTTTCATAAGATATCAACATAAAATCCATATCTtgctcttttttatatattaatatagatTAGGGTTTAAATGGACAATGTGGGATTTTTTGTTGATTTGGCAATACCACCCTGTTCAATTTCTTTTCAGATTCCTGAGGATGAGACAGCTCTCAGTCAACAACTATTCCCTGGAGACAAATAAATCTATTATAAACACAgttaatacataaaatacaggCATCATATATAGAACATAGAGCTATAACTTTTTTCACATCATAATTGCCTTGTTTGTATATTACACCTGGTTTGGGGAATTAAAATTCAATTGACAAAATAATGGCTtgagttttatttttgattttttacatgaatgaaatagtttttttcctAGATAATTTTACAAGAAAAACAATTTCGAGCAATTTGTAAGTCATTctttttgtacaaaatattgTTAATGGCAAAATTATGGATATTGCTATGCAGATCAAAAATCGTCTATGTATAACATGTTCATTTATACACGATTCAGCCCTTTTtcccaccattttttttttgtgcagtatAAGATTTAGTAAAATCATTATTCCAGCCTGACAATGtgatgtgtgcatcatgtgGAGATCATGAGAACACTTCATAGTTCTTATGACAAATGCTATAATATCCACAATCTTTGTCTTTTTACAGCCTATtacaatatccattgtcgaaaACATCATTACAAATTTACCAATACACTTCCACATTACAATagtgaaatatacagtaaattaatatCATAAAGACTATTTACAGTATAACTACAGTGGCTAACAGTCTACCTGTACCCAAAACAAGGCAACAAGCATTCGTATGATAATTTCTCGGCAATTACAACCTCTTTCCCATTTTATATCTGAGAATAGTTGCATTGAAAATTAAAGGGGGGGCTTTCTggctgatggagctggtgttgggTCTCCACataggatccatcgatgatcagtaaAGAATGGCAACAACCACCTTTGTATTAACAGCTTGCAGTTGGAATAAAGCTCTGCATGTAAGCaccaatcactgaacagcaaatctcaacaataatggaactaTGATGAATGgactgtgccacccagatgaggatgaggttctcttttgagtccggttcctctcaaggttttatCATCAAACATCTTTGAGActtttttacttgccacagtcaccaatAGCTTGCTTATTATCAagttataagaaaaaaacatacaccTCGCATTCCAACTTCATAACCTTTTTTTagctctgtgaagctgctttgggacaatgtccattttcaAAAGTACTATACAAATATAACTAAAttgattttaatagaatttttacAACCAGGGCTGTGAATcatcaataaaaaacataaataaactttctatcggcttctcccatcaggggtcgccacagcggatcatccgtattcataatccgcatgtttgatttgattaTTATGAGTTGattattatgagtggattattatgagtggattattatgagtggattattatgagtggattattatgagtggattattatgagtggattattatgagtggattattatgagtggattattatgagtggattattatgagtggattattatgagtggattattatgagtggattattatgagtggattattatgagtggattattatgagtggattattatgagtggattattatgagtggattattatgagtggattattatgagtggattattatgagtggattattatgagtggattattatgagtggattattatgagtggattattatgagtggattattatgagtggattattatgagtggattattatgagtggattattatgagtggattattatgagtggattattatgagtggattattatgagtggattattatgagtggattattatgagtggattattatgagtggattattatgagtggattattatgagtggattattatgagtggattattatgagtggattattatgagtggattattatgagtggattattatgagtggattattatgagtggattattatgagtggattattatgagtggattattatgagtggattattatgagtggattattatgagtggattattatgagtggattattatgagtggattattatgagtggattattatgagtggattattatgagtggattattatgagtggattattatgagtggattattatgagtggattattatgagtggattattatgagtggattattatgagtggattattatgagtggattattatgagtggattattatgagtggattattatgagtggattattatgagtggattattatgagtggattattatgagtggattattatgagtggattattaCATGAACGAAATAGTTTTTTCCTAGATAATTTTACAAGCAAAAGAATTTGTAAGTAATTctttttgtacaaaatattgTTAATGCCAAATTATGGATATTGCTATGCAGATCAAAAATGTTATATGTATAACATGTTTCATTTATACACGATTCAGCCCTTTTTTCCaccattttttttgtgcagtatAAGATTTAGTAAAATCATTATTCTAGCCTGACAATGtgatgtgtgcatcatgtgGAGAAAATGAGAACACTTCATAGTTAATTCTTATGACAAATGTTATAATACCCACAATCTTTGTCTTTTTACAGCCCATtacaatatccattgtcgaaaACATCATTACAAATTTACCAATACACTTCCACATTACAATagtgaaatatacagtaaattaaaattataaagaCCATTTACAGTATCACTACAGTGGCTAACAGTCTACCTGTACCCAAAACAAGGCAACAAGCATTCGTATGATAATTTCTCAGCAATTATAACCTCTTACCCATTTTATATCTGAGAATAGTTGCATTGAAAATTAAAGGGGGGGCTTTCTggctgatggagctggtgttgggTCTCCACATAGGCTCCATGGATGATCAGTGAAGAATGGCAACAACCAACTTTGTATTAACAGCTTGCAGTTGGAATAAAGCTCTGCATGTAAGCaccaatcactgaacagcaaatctcaacaataatggaactaTGATGAATGgactgtgccacccagatgaggatgaggttctcttttgagtccggttcctctcaaggttttatCATCAAACATCTTTGAGActtttttacttgccacagtcaccaatAGCTTGCTTATTATCAagttataagaaaaaaacatacaccTCGCATTCCAACTTCATAACCTTTTTTTagctctgtgaagctgctttgggacaatgtccattttcaaaagtactatacaaataaaactgaattgattttaatagaatttttacAACCAGGGCTGTGAATTATTaatcaaaaacataaataaaactttctttcggcttctcccattaggggtcgccacagcggatcatccgtattcatgatccacatTTTCGATTCGattattatgagtggattattatgagTGAATTATTGAGTGAATTATTATGACTTCACCTAAATGAAGAtctgtttaaatattattagcaCAAATTCAGCTAAATCCAAATTTTATCTTTAAAACgtcaaaaaaatatttgcaaatgcAACTCAACCCTTACATCATCGGACAGGTTTAACTCTCATATGTGTGGAAATGTCTTTAATTTGTAATACAGTGACATATTaaaaaatccttttctccttctcacaACAGTTTGGGAAGGAAATTTCCCATCACAATGCCACCCTGTTTATTTGCAGAATTTGGTGTACTTGGTAAATTTAAAGTGGATTTCACAGAGTTATCTTTGGCAGGAGGTCTACTGgtcaggcctttttttttttttttgacccgACATCAGTGGCaacattttacatacattttaatactCCATTGATAATCCAACTGAGAGCAATTGAAAATATTCATGTGCATACCCCAGCTAATTAATATGGTGgctaattacaataaaaagcaGCACTGTCAATGTTGTAATGCTATAAATCATAGTTTTATgatctgtgtttttaatgtgcttttaatttgtgtttttaatttttttattctacattGTTTCAAAAATCACTTTGTGCTTTTTTCTCCAGAACACACCTGGAGGTCATGGTTACTTGTGTACAATGTCAAGAACAGTTATACGAAACAACATAAACAGTCTTacgaaataatttattttccatcatagcaattatatttacagtaagCCCTACAAAGACGTGTGCAGAAATGGGTGTGTTCAAGGTGGGAAATTTTAACCCTGACTAATGTTTTTAGATTATAATGCCTGAGTTAACCTACTAAACAAGAACAATGGAGCCAAGTCTTGTTGTCCTGTATCTGTTTTTCTGGGCCAGTGTTTATACCTCAGCATATGATGGTAAGaataatatttctattttatttattgtcattaaaatgtgtattgtCTGATGTATATAAGACTTATACAACAATTTTCCCCTGATTATGGTACAGACTTTCCAAGTGTTTGTACACTCAAGCCCTACTTTATCCTGCATTATAActcattaatacaaaaaatgattttttttttttttactttttaagtaGTTATTTTAAAGATACCAGAAGGAcacaaaaagctaaataaataaaaaacacaaatagattatgtttaaaaattagATATGAAGATcaggtttacattaaaaagtgGCTTCATCAAAAGatcatatttacagtattttaatagCTGTTTATTTGTTAGACAGAACTTCATGGCAAAGGCTCTGCATTAAAACAATAAGCTTTTGTAACAGCACTAGTGGAGTCTCCAACATCTTTTAATTCAGCCACACTTAATTATTGACGCGAGGTTTAGACTCTCTACTACAGATGATTTTGAAGGGGAATTGTAGATGTACTgtaaaatcaacaacatgttttatttactactttaaataaataatacatttaataatcaaatagtttttttttttttttcaattttatgtaatttatcagtgcaaactctgttttgaaatgttattcCAAACTTTTGATCAGATTTTTTCGCGAGTTACTCTTACTccagttccaaatgaaaagtgtCAAGGTCATGAGTGCCAaggtcgcgagtatcgaggttccattttgtgtgtatatatatatatatatatatatatatatatatatatatatatatatatatatatatatatattattattattattattattattattattattattattattatattaccgTTTTTACCTAAACATTTTCttgactttatttattaacttgttTGATTTGATGTTTATTACAGTTGATGAAAATCTTAGATGCCCAGACCCTGAGCGACAAATAAATAATGCCATTTTGAAAGAGCAAATCTGAAGAAATAATATCAGGAAGGCAGCACAGTACAATACAAGTGTAAAGCAGGCTATTACTTTGAAAATGGGCTCCAAGCCACATGTTTAGCAGGAAAATGggattacccacaatgcataTCATGTAAGTAGCAAACCATTATtgtcaagaaaaaaatctaaacaaccaaacaaagcaCAAAACAGCACTTAATATGCTTAGCAGTATTCCAGCACAGGACTTCAGCATTGGTGCCATGCCAACTATCGCACTCAAGTAATTGGAgaagtagtggtagtagtagtaataataataataataataataataataataataataataatattgttttgaCATTAACATGTTTCTGACTGTATATGTTAACTTGTTGATGATTTGGCATTTTGATTATTGTGGGTGGAAACCTTAGATTCCTTGatcctgagcaaaaaaaaaaataatgcaattctGAAGAAAACAAATCTGAAGGCATACTTTCAAAAAGGcaacacagtacagtacaagtGTAAAGCAGGCTATTAATTTGAAAATGGACCCTAAATGGCATGTTTTGCAGGAACATGGGTTTACCCACAATGCATATCATCTGAGCTTCTTAAGaaaaattaaactaaatgaAATACAGCACTTTATATGTTTAGTAATATCCCAGCACTAAACTTTAGCATTGGCACCACaccttccatcatttattaccaAATATATGATCATCTTAAATGGTCACACCTTTGACATTTTGAAGTTTAGTTACAGCCTAGTGAAAAAAAcgatacaaaacaaacaaaaaaaaaaaaacaggtgtacATTGACTTAATTATACATCCAAATCCTGATTTGGTTTTGATTGTGTTGTATACTTAACATTAATGTTTCTGAAATTTAGATTactatattcataataaaatatattcattattgcAAGGTCTTTAACAATTTGTTGACTGTACATATATGTTAACCTTATAATGATTGTGGGTTTTCTTTTATAGTGGGTGAAAATCTTAGATGTCGAGACCCTAAACGAGTGATAAATAATGCAATTCTGAGGAGAATAAATCTGAAGGCGTACTATCAGGAAGGTGGCGCAGTACAATACAAGTGCAAAGAGGGGTATTACTTGGAAAATGGGCCCCTAGCCACATGCACTGGAGGAAAATGgaattacccacaatgcataCCATGTGAGTCAGAaaccaacaaaaagaaaaaaacactcccATCATCTCACACCCTGCTACCCATTTCTTTATCTAGATTCATGAACCATGAATCATGATGtctttatgtatattattataattagtagAAGGAGTATGAGTAGTAGTAGCatttctatttgtattattattgctactactactattgaTATGTGTACTACTagtaatctatatataaattatatttattataattaatattgctgtttttttttcattaacgtTTTCATGCTGATTTGATGTTTATTACAGTAGTTGAAACTCTTAGATGCCCAAACCCAGagcaagaaataaataatgcaattatAAAGAGAATTCATCCAAAAGCATACTATCTGGAAGGTGCCACAGTACAGTACAAGTGTAAAGCAGGCTATAACTTTGAAAATGGGCCCCAAGCCACATGTTTCAGAGGAAAATGggattacccacaatgcataATGTGTGAGTAGCAAATTGTCATtgttgaaaaatatatacactatccATTTTACTAACCAAACCAACCATggtttttcaaacaaaaaaaaaaaagtacttggCTTTGATAAACATTTAGGTCCTGATTTGAATTTACACTCATCATTGATATTTTACAGCAATTTGAGAGTCTTTCCTTATCataatattgtataattattatcactgtttaacatttttttctgaatgtttattttaactTGGATTTTATGTTGATTATAGTTGTTGAAAACGTTAAATGCCCAAAGCCCGAGAGACAAATAAATAACGCATTTCTGTATAGAGCATATCAAAGGGCATACTATCTGGAAGGTGCCACAGTACAGTACAAGTGTAAAGCAGGCTATAACTTTGAAAATGGGCCCCAAGCCACATGTTTCAGAGGAAAATGGGATTACCCACAATGTATACCATGTAAGTAGCaactcatttatatatatataagattaagaatatagatttaaaaaataaaagcctcttgacttgacttgatatatacagtatgtgtatatatatatatatactgtatatatcaagTCACTGTTAAAattaactttttagttacttttttaaataactttctttaatgttcccattaatgcccttttatgtgttatggtctatacaaacacaaaactcacttaaacacaaagtaatttttaaacactattttatttaagtcagaccagcacaaactgaatatatcacaaggatttctgaaataaataacaaaacaagctgaataaaaactaaagtggcttctgcatcataaaagctgttgtgttgagctcttaaaaatgttctttcacagcttaagtatgaaaactatcaacaatgtagaacagaacaccgggttagcttctagcttcatcGAGGCATGAAGTTTCTGGAGgtgctgctatcgcagtagatacgagcttcgaaacagatagacagagcttacatttgactaaaaagtcaAATggcgcctcgactcgccattactgccgcacagacctgaataaacggagacacgcccacagtgcgtcttcttcgtgtttacagtggttcatccaccaatcctacaatgcgtctctgctgtaaacaggttagactgtagtctacacttcagccggaattaattcatttaaaaaagtaacgggtaacgcaccatacggtaacggtaacagagttactttatttaaaatgtaacacgttacagtattagttactgtcaaaagtaccTTCGTTatagtaatgcgttactagtcCAACACTGTCCAACACTGTATTTACCATTATAAAAATTTAGGTTGTGAGATGGATAGTGTGAAAGCTGGCACAGAATTTTGTACCCTGTCCGCTTCACACTAGGTCAGGGTCAGCAGTGGAAACTGGGTGGTGTAGAGTTTCAATggatatttaaatttgttttgcaAAGCCCACATCAGGCATGCAtccaatgtttttgtttttttgacatCTGAATCTAATGTAGGGTAggcatgtaaataaatatcctGCACTTTTTGATTTAAGTGGATCATAACAGATCAAAAGTTAATTCATATTCAAGACTATGCAGACAAGTAAGTGGGCCTAACATTTTCTAGTCTAGCAGGGAGAACATTATGATTactggtgtcaaaagctgcactaggTTCAAACAATACAGGCAAGGAGACATGGCCCTGACCAGAAGTCAATAGCAGgcctttttttcactttaccTAGTGCTGTCTCTGGGCTATAATAAGCCTTGAATCCTCACTGGTACATTTCATAAATGGTACACCTATGTTATGCAGGTATGAGCATACCAGCTATGATATAATTTTTggaaccagtgctaatggaaggaTGTATTCTTTTTAGAACAGTTTCAAATGCTTcagtaattatttgtttaaagaaaCATGTAGTTAAGGGATATAGAACATTGATGATTTTGTtgtggcaaataaataaaatcaattcacTCAAATGGAAAAAGTTTGACTCAACCAGGATTCTTCTGATCTACTGGTTGtacttattaaataatataagttCTTGCTGCCCATGAAACAGTAAGCAAAGTTAGTTAAGGAAATCATAGGTATAACCTGGAGATTAGCACTCAAGTAGATTAAATTAATAGTCCTGAGCAAAGATTTGGAGTAATAGTCTGCTAattttgtatttagtttttgctttaaaatcaTTTCATACAGCTAAAATTAAACTAAtctttaaataaactttataattGTCTTATGTATGTTCTTGTTCTAGGTATTTCAAttcattgcttttttctttttatacaaaaaacccTGGTTGAAcctataatttaattattcattttaaatacttATTATGAAAATCTAATAGCACGTTTTATTATGTTAGTACTAAGAAAAAACGTTCATTCATTCCTTAATAATTTAAATCTGAGTTATTTTGTGAAACTATTAGATTTATTCAATTTCAATATGACAGAATACCCATAATgacttaatatttttacattattaatatgTACTTTTTTGCTTAAacttatatatagtgtgtgttgtatgtgagttccccttcaggaactcgagctgcgtcgaaacgctatgggaacgcccctgcgtgaccacgctctgaaccacgtgtgaaatctagccaataggcaagccgtgacgtcatagacaggcgacgtcgcgtaaaccaggaagctacaagatggctgtgcggtggtagcgacattagcttctgctcgttcaggtaagcgctttgagtgtgttatctgtgcagtcatgagcttatatgcaggcaaaattccgtctgcgtgtctcctgcttgccccgattcatttcggggggggtgacacgcagccgatgtgttgtttgcttagcttaggagcgtgcttagtcggctctcgagggtatcggttgttagcattttagccgtgcggctatgcgctcccggctgcaaggcgagctcccgttccccggggattgcgctcgtttggcgGTTCCTTCTccggtgtgtgtgacgcggtgctccgtattcttcctcctaGGTGGGTAAATTTTCGGggagcgctctccgaggtgagcGTTCTTCCTCGcggctttggctctcgatggtatcggctgttaccatttagccgtgtggctatgcgctcccggctgctagccgagctcccatCCCCtggggattgcgctcgtttggtatcggttcttttcccggtgtgtgtgacgcggtgctccgtatttcttcctccgaggtggaatAAATTTCGGGAAATTaggggaagcatgcctggcggctgcttcttctcccggtgcgggcggcgcagcattacatgtctctctctccgaggaggatgagctggtggatgctggcgagcctgcggactcctcacagcctgtgctgtatatggagCTCCTTGAGGTTGTGGCACGGGCCGGGTCCGAGCTGGATTAGCTTGGCCGGTCGTGTGGCAGGAGCAGCGCGCACCAGTGAGCTGGTTGTgcgtttcctgcactgtgtcacagcctcagcgcctccCCTGatctgcacaccgaggtgtctgggtcctgggaggcccgtgGACGCGCGtgcttttccgatgttcttTCGCTGTGCGCGAATGTTATTGGAGCTGCGTGGCGTGGCTACGGGACGTTGCCGCTTGTGGtagagacgctagctagctatctctccccgagtGTTGCATCTGTGacggctatcggtttgcctacgaagcgccgcttggctctggtgggtaGCGCTTCGCTGCaggtcaggctacaggttgcttccacacgaagagtgtgttgcaggcataccaggctggcctgctatgggggatgatgcgagcttccttctgagcgtcatggtgtccctcctggcctgacctggtgacgctgtgggtaagggcgattgctggcgggttcaggagaCCGCGGTGGCATTTCAGTGGTAGTTCCTTGCTGCTCcgatggggctgctcggcggcAGCCGCGCCCTGGTACGTCCAGGCACAGCGAGATAGCCCGGTGAGACAGTGTTGCCACCCGACTCCGCGGGGAggtcctaggggcccctggCGACTCTCTAGGCCCGAGGAGGGGCTGGACGGCCTGAGGGTCGTCCTCGCCTCTAGTGAACGGGCTGTGGTGCataggcctgatggcttgcatctTGGAGGGCGGTGTGCGCCTCATGCTACAGTGCTCGTCCCTCCCTGGCACCACCGGGaggccggtctgtcggccctgccacagggtgttcaggacgctgcctccctctagcggttaactcccttatttccgcccgacagttcgttgcggatgagagtcatccgccgcctctcagggggCTTCCAGGGCCGtagtacgctgctcctgccgttcgggttcaagaggactgtctgttagccctgccacaggtcgtgttcagggcgcagcttctccagcggtttgctccccgtattccgcccgtatgatcgctgcggacggggggttccgccacctctcaggaggtgtggtcggctgcagagcaccgctccagccgctctgagtgggtcgggggccagccccgaggggttggttctccctgtggagactttctgtcTGTAGGGCTGTCTGGAGTCTCtcgggggtcctgcgtactgtggagAAGGGCTGCGTGATTCGGTTcgcatcttctcctccccggctcgacggggtgtgtcccaccctggtgggacccgtgcaggctctggtcctggaacaggaagtgcgcacactcctggggaaaggggccatcgaggtggttccccccctcagtttgcgagtcaggctgctacagcccgtgcttcgttgttccgaagaaggacggtgggttgcatcccattctggatctccgctacttgaaccactcacttttgaggctcgggttcaggtttctcatttagagaggtcgtgtctcaggtcaagtccaaggactgatttgtcatacgctagatctggaggttgcgggctcccatgcagccgtccttcaccgc is part of the Silurus meridionalis isolate SWU-2019-XX chromosome 9, ASM1480568v1, whole genome shotgun sequence genome and harbors:
- the LOC124391115 gene encoding complement factor H-like isoform X2, whose amino-acid sequence is MEPSLVVLYLFFWASVYTSAYDVGENLRCRDPKRVINNAILRRINLKAYYQEGGAVQYKCKEGYYLENGPLATCTGGKWNYPQCIPFETLRCPNPEQEINNAIIKRIHPKAYYLEGATVQYKCKAGYNFENGPQATCFRGKWDYPQCIMFVENVKCPKPERQINNAFLYRAYQRAYYLEGATVQYKCKAGYNFENGPQATCFRGKWDYPQCIPLAQNPKCPDPERQINNGILKKGNLKAYYQEGSTILYKCKEGFYFENGPEATCSAGQWIYPRCLQ
- the LOC124391115 gene encoding complement factor H-like isoform X1, whose amino-acid sequence is MEPSLVVLYLFFWASVYTSAYDVGENLRCRDPKRVINNAILRRINLKAYYQEGGAVQYKCKEGYYLENGPLATCTGGKWNYPQCIPLVETLRCPNPEQEINNAIIKRIHPKAYYLEGATVQYKCKAGYNFENGPQATCFRGKWDYPQCIMFVENVKCPKPERQINNAFLYRAYQRAYYLEGATVQYKCKAGYNFENGPQATCFRGKWDYPQCIPLAQNPKCPDPERQINNGILKKGNLKAYYQEGSTILYKCKEGFYFENGPEATCSAGQWIYPRCLQ
- the LOC124391115 gene encoding coagulation factor XIII B chain-like isoform X4; amino-acid sequence: MEPSLVVLYLFFWASVYTSAYDVGENLRCRDPKRVINNAILRRINLKAYYQEGGAVQYKCKEGYYLENGPLATCTGGKWNYPQCIPLVETLRCPNPEQEINNAIIKRIHPKAYYLEGATVQYKCKAGYNFENGPQATCFRGKWDYPQCIMLAQNPKCPDPERQINNGILKKGNLKAYYQEGSTILYKCKEGFYFENGPEATCSAGQWIYPRCLQ
- the LOC124391115 gene encoding complement factor H-like isoform X3 — protein: MGENLRCRDPKRVINNAILRRINLKAYYQEGGAVQYKCKEGYYLENGPLATCTGGKWNYPQCIPLVETLRCPNPEQEINNAIIKRIHPKAYYLEGATVQYKCKAGYNFENGPQATCFRGKWDYPQCIMFVENVKCPKPERQINNAFLYRAYQRAYYLEGATVQYKCKAGYNFENGPQATCFRGKWDYPQCIPLAQNPKCPDPERQINNGILKKGNLKAYYQEGSTILYKCKEGFYFENGPEATCSAGQWIYPRCLQ